Proteins co-encoded in one Garra rufa chromosome 7, GarRuf1.0, whole genome shotgun sequence genomic window:
- the LOC141338218 gene encoding NLR family CARD domain-containing protein 3-like, with the protein MTTKVEKLNPYEIEHRIVSELKSFKRLLSPDYPECSEIDHYDDEGHNRVREGLLKITLLILRKMNQTDLANTLQTKLMPVYQQKLKSRLQDKYQRISEGMSNHGDSTRLNEIYTELYITEGGSGEVNNEHEVRQIETVSRRPETQETPINCNDIFKPSPGQDKPIRTVLTKGVAGIGKTVSVQKFILDWAEGKTNQDVHFIFPLPFRELNLIQKNLSLVDLLNHLHTETKEFKSSDYEDYKVMFIFDGLDECRLRLDFQNNRSLSDVTESASVDVLLTNLIKGNLLPSALLWITSRPAAANQIPPECVHQVTEVRGFNDPQKEEYFRKRINDQSLADRVVTHIRSSRSLFIMCHIPVFCWISAAVLERMMGKAESAEIPKTLTQMFTHFLIFQTKLKTQKYDGKYEINPDQARKTILSLGKLAFEQLEKGNLIFYEEDLKESGIDVREVSVYSGVCTQIFREEFGLQLGKVYSFVHLSIQEFLAALFKLLSFSEQNTGLRNEFRSPMTSLLKREVDKALQSENGHWDLFLRFLLGLSLESNQTLLQGLLRKTVSSSDINQETAEYIKQKIRENPSPEKSINLFHCLNELNDRSLEQEVQKYLSRGKKTIIGLRSLSRVSLSAAQWSALVFVMLNSEEELDEFKLANFDPSEECLLKLLPVIKASRKADLSRCLITQKGVALISALLEDPHCKLEKLELRYCSIGEEGCAALISALRSNPSHLRELDLSLNKPGDSGVKLLSALLEDPHCKLETLWLNSCSIGEEGCAALISALRSNPSHLRELDLRYNKPGDSGVKLLSALLEDPHCKLETLWLINCSIGEEGCAALISALRSNSSHLRQLDLGCNIPVETGEKLRSALQNDPHCKLKKLRI; encoded by the exons ATGACCACTAAAGTAGAGAAGCTGAATCCATAT GAGATTGAGCACAGAATCGTCTCTGAGTTAAAAAGCTTTAAGAGACTACTGAGTCCAGATTACCCAGAATGCTCTGAAATAGACCATTATGATGATGAGGGTCATAACAGAGTCAGAGAGGGGCTTCTGAAGATCACACTGCTCATCCTGAGGAAGATGAACCAGACAGACCTCGCTAACACACTACAGACCA AACTGATGCCTGTGTATCAACAAAAACTCAAATCCAGACTCCAGGACAAATATCAGAGAATCAGTGAAGGAATGTCCAATCATGGAGACTCAACACGTctgaatgagatctacacagagctctacatcacagaggGAGGCAGTGGAGAGGTCAATAATGAAcatgaggtgagacagattgagacaGTGTCCAGGAGACCAGAGACACAGGAAACACCAATcaactgcaatgacatctttaaacCCTCACCTGGACAAGACAAACCCATCAGGACTGTGCTGACTAAAGGAGTCGCTggaattggaaaaacagtctctgtgcagaagttcattctggactgggctgaaggaaAAACCAATCAGGATGTTCATttcatatttccacttcctttcaggGAGCTGAACTTGATACAGAAAAATCTCAGTCTTGTGGATCTTCTAAACCACCTTCACacagaaaccaaagaatttaagtCGTCAGATTATGAAGACTACAAAGTCATGTTCAtatttgatggtctggatgagtgtcgaCTACGTCTAGATTTCCAAAACAATCGGAGCTTGTCTGATGTAACAGAATCAGCCTCAGTGGATGTGCTGCTGACCAACCTCATCAAGGGGAATCTACTTCCTTCTGCTCTCCTCTGGATCACCTctcgaccagcagcagccaatcagatccctcCTGAGTGTGTCCACCAGGTCACAGAGGTACGAGGATTCAACGACCCTCAgaaggaggaatatttcaggaagagaataAATGATCAGAGTCTGGCTGATAGAGTCGTCACACACATCCGATCATCAAGAAGTCTGTTCATCATGTGTCACATaccagtcttctgctggatttcagccgCTGTTCTAGAGAGGATGATGGGTAAAGCAGAGAGTGCagagattcccaagactctcacACAAATGTTCACACACTTCCTGATCTTTCAGACCAAACTGAAGACACAGAAGTATGATGGGAAATATGAAATCAATCCTGATCAGGCTAGAAAGACTATTCTGTCTCTAGGTAAACTGGCTTTTGAACAGCTGGAAAAAGGGAACCTGATCttctatgaggaggacctgaAAGAGAGCGGCATTGATGTCAGAGAAGTGTCAGTGTACTCAGGAGTTTGTACccagatcttcagagaggagtttGGACTGCAGCTGGGGAAGGTGTACAGCTTTGTTCATCTGAGTATTCAGGAGTTTCTTGCTGCTTTATTCAAGCTGCTGTCCTTTTCTGAACAAAACACAGGACTGAGGAATGAGTTCAGGTCACCAATGACCAGTTTACTGAAGAGAGAAGTGGACAAGGCCTTACAGAGTGAGAACGGACACTGGGACCTTTTCCTCCGGTTCCTTCTAGGTCTCTCACTAGAGTCTAATCAGACTCTCTTACAAGGCCTCCTGAGAAAGACAGTAAGCAGCTCTGATATCAATCAGGAAACAGCTGAATACATTAAACAGAAGATCAGAGAGAATCCCTCTCCAgagaaatccatcaatctgttccactgtctgaatgaactgaatgaTCGCTCACTAGAGCAGGAAGTCCAGAAATACTTGAgcagaggaaaaaaaacaatcatAGGACTACGTAGTCTCTCTAGAGTCTCTCTGTCTGCTGCTCAGTGGTCGGCTCTGGTGTTTGTGATGTTGAACTCAGAAGAAGAGCTGGATGAGTTTAAACTGGCTAATTTTGATCCATCAGAAGAATGTCTCCTGAAGCTGCTGCCAGTGATCAAAGCATCTAGAAAGGCTGA TCTTTCCCGATGTCTTATTACACAGAAAGGTGTTGCTCTGAtttctgctctactggaggatccacactgtaaactggagaaactaga GCTGAGATactgcagtattggagaggaaggctgtgctgctctgatttcagctctgagatcaaacccctcacacctgagagaactggatctgAGCCTTAATAAACCAGGAGACTCAGGAGTGAAGCTGttgtctgctctactggaggatccacactgtaaactggagacactATG GCTGAATAGctgcagtattggagaggaaggctgtgctgctctgatttcagctctgagatcaaacccctcacacctgagagaactggatctgagatataataaaccaggagactcaggagtgaagctgttgtctgctctactggaggatccacactgtaaactggagacactatg